A genomic window from Methylorubrum extorquens includes:
- a CDS encoding glycosyltransferase family 61 protein, whose amino-acid sequence MNDTQADEAAAHARLIEDNLVLTCEAGHLYRDGGFAGDAALLDRLRERVSPLTEVVGAVFPGFPAHDPAPPRLFGGSAAFREKQEAALAAPRPPGPPTLLCETRDVRLAGNALFHVTDGRPQVLFETYRPQERHVVPGPGPGFLHVDETIAEAGLVFLLNSAGSFNYGHWLIDDLPRLHALALLRKRHPGVPVTVALVSYFPHIDAARRRSIQLLLGHRVAIRFLDRYKTYRFARLHHATPCSLPSTGKSPHALRYLTGQVQARTRLPRALFALRRLTGRGRRLFVDRHPGRGRGLANRDAVLGGLRGLGFEVFDPELTSVRQQVVRFSAAEIVVGIAGAGMANTVFCRPGTPVIHLVPEGWEDRFYGEIATACGQDYAAVFGSRIPSDAPEYLRDFAIDPEALREALAAAGLR is encoded by the coding sequence CGCATGCCCGGCTGATCGAGGACAACCTCGTCCTCACCTGCGAGGCCGGGCACCTGTACCGCGACGGCGGATTCGCGGGCGATGCCGCCCTGCTCGACCGGCTGCGGGAACGGGTAAGCCCGCTCACAGAAGTGGTCGGCGCGGTGTTTCCCGGCTTTCCCGCGCACGACCCCGCGCCGCCGCGCCTGTTCGGCGGCAGTGCCGCCTTCCGCGAGAAGCAGGAGGCCGCGCTCGCGGCGCCACGCCCGCCAGGACCGCCGACCCTGCTATGCGAGACCCGCGACGTGCGCCTTGCGGGCAACGCCCTGTTCCATGTCACGGACGGCCGGCCGCAGGTGCTGTTCGAGACCTACCGGCCGCAGGAGCGGCACGTGGTGCCCGGCCCCGGCCCCGGCTTCCTGCATGTGGACGAGACCATCGCGGAAGCGGGTCTCGTCTTCCTCCTCAACTCCGCAGGCTCGTTCAATTACGGCCATTGGCTGATCGACGACCTGCCCCGGCTGCACGCGCTTGCGCTGCTGCGCAAACGTCATCCAGGAGTGCCGGTCACCGTCGCGCTCGTGTCCTACTTCCCGCATATCGACGCGGCGCGGCGCCGCTCGATCCAGCTCCTGCTGGGCCACCGCGTCGCGATCCGCTTCCTCGACCGGTACAAGACCTACCGCTTTGCCCGCCTGCACCACGCCACGCCGTGCAGCCTGCCGAGCACGGGCAAGTCGCCGCACGCCCTGCGATATCTCACCGGGCAGGTGCAGGCGCGGACCCGCCTGCCGCGCGCTCTGTTCGCGCTCCGGAGGCTCACAGGGCGAGGCCGGCGCCTGTTCGTGGACCGGCATCCGGGGCGGGGCCGGGGGCTCGCCAACCGCGACGCCGTACTCGGCGGGCTGCGCGGCCTCGGCTTCGAGGTCTTCGACCCCGAACTCACCAGCGTGCGGCAGCAGGTGGTGCGGTTCTCGGCCGCGGAGATTGTGGTCGGCATCGCCGGGGCGGGGATGGCCAACACGGTCTTCTGCCGGCCCGGCACGCCGGTCATCCACCTCGTGCCGGAGGGCTGGGAGGACCGGTTCTACGGCGAGATCGCCACCGCCTGCGGCCAGGACTACGCGGCAGTGTTCGGCTCCCGGATCCCGTCGGACGCGCCCGAGTACCTTCGGGATTTCGCGATCGACCCGGAGGCGCTGCGCGAGGCCCTCGCGGCCGCGGGACTCCGCTAG
- a CDS encoding class I SAM-dependent RNA methyltransferase — MSDVIEETLTIARLGARGDGLTEGGLAVPGALPGERVRVHRGDRIGTLTAVEEASPERIAPFCPYFSACGGCVVQHLAPAPYAEWKRGIVAGALGQARIETTLMPLLDAQGEGRRRITLHVREIEGRARAGLMAARSHALVPIDHCPITVPGLHRAPAVAEALAAPLGHGRKPLDIAATATVTGLDIDIRGHGQVSDGVRGVLTRLAGELDLARLSIHGDVVVERRPPAVGEGPARRVPSPGSFLQATQAGEASLTALVLEAMDEGKAKVRRVGDLFCGSGPFALTLAAGAREVHAAEGEAAAITALIRAYRAGAGYARITAEARDLFRRPLLGPELDALDAVVFDPPRAGAEAQVRRIAESKVPLVVGVACDPGTFARDAATLIAGGYRLERVTPVDQFAWSAHVELVGVFRKQAKVTGRTLRRPR; from the coding sequence ATGTCCGACGTGATCGAAGAGACCCTGACCATCGCCCGGCTCGGCGCCCGCGGCGACGGCCTCACGGAGGGCGGGCTGGCAGTGCCCGGCGCCCTGCCCGGCGAGCGCGTGCGGGTGCATCGCGGCGACCGAATCGGCACGTTGACCGCCGTGGAGGAGGCGTCGCCGGAGCGGATCGCGCCGTTCTGCCCGTATTTCTCGGCCTGCGGCGGCTGCGTCGTGCAGCACCTCGCCCCCGCCCCTTACGCGGAGTGGAAGCGCGGCATCGTCGCCGGGGCACTGGGGCAGGCGCGCATCGAGACCACGCTGATGCCGCTCCTCGACGCGCAGGGAGAGGGCCGGCGGCGGATCACCCTGCACGTGCGTGAGATCGAGGGCCGGGCGCGGGCCGGGCTGATGGCCGCGCGCAGCCACGCGCTGGTGCCGATCGACCATTGCCCGATCACCGTGCCGGGCCTGCACCGGGCGCCGGCCGTCGCGGAGGCGCTCGCCGCCCCGCTCGGGCACGGCCGCAAGCCGCTCGACATCGCCGCCACCGCCACCGTGACCGGCCTCGACATCGACATCCGCGGCCACGGGCAGGTGAGCGACGGCGTCCGCGGCGTCCTCACCCGGCTTGCCGGCGAACTCGACCTCGCCCGTCTGTCGATCCACGGCGACGTGGTGGTCGAGCGCCGCCCGCCCGCGGTCGGCGAGGGGCCGGCCCGGCGCGTGCCCTCGCCCGGCAGCTTCCTTCAGGCGACGCAGGCCGGCGAGGCGAGCCTGACCGCCCTGGTGCTGGAGGCCATGGACGAGGGCAAGGCCAAGGTGCGGCGCGTCGGCGACCTGTTCTGCGGCAGCGGTCCCTTCGCCCTGACGCTCGCGGCCGGCGCCCGCGAGGTCCACGCCGCCGAGGGCGAGGCGGCAGCGATCACCGCCCTCATCCGCGCCTACCGGGCCGGAGCCGGTTACGCCCGGATCACGGCGGAGGCGCGCGACCTGTTCCGCCGCCCGTTGCTCGGGCCGGAACTTGATGCGCTCGACGCGGTGGTGTTCGACCCTCCCCGTGCCGGAGCCGAGGCGCAGGTGCGCCGGATCGCGGAATCGAAGGTGCCCCTCGTCGTCGGCGTTGCCTGCGATCCCGGCACCTTCGCCCGCGACGCCGCGACCCTGATCGCGGGCGGCTATCGTTTGGAGCGGGTCACGCCGGTGGATCAGTTCGCGTGGTCGGCCCATGTCGAGCTGGTCGGCGTGTTCCGCAAGCAGGCGAAGGTCACCGGCCGAACCCTGCGGCGCCCGCGCTGA
- a CDS encoding TlyA family RNA methyltransferase encodes MTGERLRADRFLVERGHFRSRAQARAAIEAGLVSADGRLVTRPSDLVEANARIEASAPHPYVSRGGLKLAAALDAFGLDPTGLPCLDVGASTGGFTDVLLRRGAAHVHAVDVGRDQLDAALRADPRVTSLEGTDIRALPPGAIQPAPRLATIDVSFIGLRLVLPAVAAQLADEAAIAALIKPQFEAGRERVGRGGIVRDPHIHAEVCEGVRAVLVGLGFTVLGPIPSPIEGGDGNREFLVAARRSSHD; translated from the coding sequence ATGACGGGCGAGCGGCTGCGGGCCGACCGGTTCCTGGTCGAGCGCGGGCATTTCCGCAGCCGGGCGCAGGCGCGGGCGGCAATCGAGGCCGGTCTCGTCAGCGCCGACGGCCGTCTCGTCACGCGCCCTTCGGATCTGGTCGAGGCCAACGCCCGGATCGAGGCGTCGGCCCCCCACCCGTACGTCTCCCGCGGTGGCCTGAAGCTTGCCGCGGCGCTCGACGCCTTCGGCCTCGACCCGACGGGTCTTCCCTGCCTCGATGTCGGCGCCTCGACCGGCGGCTTCACCGACGTGCTGCTGCGGCGCGGCGCCGCCCATGTCCACGCGGTCGATGTCGGCCGCGACCAGCTCGACGCCGCCCTCCGCGCCGACCCGCGGGTGACGAGCCTGGAGGGCACCGACATCCGCGCCCTCCCGCCGGGCGCGATCCAGCCGGCGCCGCGGCTGGCCACCATCGACGTGAGCTTCATCGGCCTGCGCCTGGTTCTGCCGGCGGTGGCCGCTCAGCTCGCCGACGAGGCCGCGATCGCCGCGCTGATCAAGCCGCAATTCGAAGCCGGCCGCGAGCGGGTCGGGCGCGGCGGCATCGTGCGCGATCCGCACATTCATGCCGAGGTCTGCGAGGGCGTGCGCGCCGTACTCGTCGGCCTCGGCTTCACCGTGTTGGGGCCGATCCCCTCCCCCATCGAGGGCGGCGACGGCAACCGCGAGTTCCTGGTCGCCGCGAGGCGTTCCTCTCATGATTGA
- a CDS encoding superoxide dismutase family protein — protein MRGATTPAIRRIPVAIPLAAALLAGLAGSAFAQDGKEAPREPAPAKTESAGAPQTYESAITNGKGDTIGKIMIRDGANSLVMRLSIQAGGLPPGWHGIHFHAVGDCSDTEKFEKSKAHVNHDQSKHGLLNPDGPDEGDLPNVFANADGSVNAEVSSETPLTGEGGLRDGDGSALIIHANEDDHTSQPIGGAGSRIGCAVIK, from the coding sequence ATGCGAGGGGCCACGACGCCTGCCATCCGCCGTATACCGGTCGCCATCCCTTTGGCGGCGGCCCTGCTCGCAGGCCTTGCCGGGTCCGCCTTCGCGCAGGATGGCAAGGAGGCTCCGAGGGAGCCGGCCCCCGCCAAGACGGAGAGTGCCGGCGCGCCGCAGACCTACGAGAGCGCGATCACCAACGGCAAGGGTGACACCATCGGCAAGATCATGATCCGCGACGGGGCGAACTCCCTCGTCATGCGGTTATCGATTCAGGCCGGCGGCCTGCCTCCGGGCTGGCACGGCATCCATTTCCACGCCGTCGGCGACTGCTCGGACACGGAGAAGTTCGAGAAGTCGAAGGCCCACGTGAACCACGACCAGAGCAAGCACGGCCTGCTCAACCCCGACGGCCCGGACGAGGGCGACCTTCCCAACGTCTTCGCCAACGCCGACGGCTCGGTGAACGCGGAAGTGTCGAGCGAAACCCCGCTGACCGGCGAGGGCGGCCTGCGCGACGGCGACGGCTCAGCGCTGATTATCCACGCCAACGAGGACGACCACACGAGCCAGCCCATCGGCGGCGCGGGCTCGCGCATCGGCTGCGCGGTCATCAAGTAA
- the dxs gene encoding 1-deoxy-D-xylulose-5-phosphate synthase, with translation MALADTTILEGLETPDRLRLLPESELRRVADAVRAEMIDAVSITGGHLGSGLGVVELTVALHHVFDTPDDRIVWDVGHQCYPHKILTGRRDRIRTLRQGGGLSGFTKRSESEYDPFGAAHSSTSISAALGMAVARDLNEADAKAAGGPALRRRNMIAVIGDGSMSAGMAYEAMNNAGALHSRLIVILNDNDMSIAPPVGAMSAYLARLASGGTYRSLRETAKQLGKLLPKALYQRAAAAEEYARSLIVGGGTMFEEMGFHYVGPVDGHNLDHLLPVLKNVRDSDQGPILLHVVTQKGKGYAPAEASADRYHGVVKFDVVSGVQAKAKANAPAYTRVFGESLIKAADADPKVVAITAAMPGGTGIDLFGKAHPDRTFDVGIAEQHAVTFAGGLATEGYKPFVAIYSTFLQRAYDQVVHDVALQNLPVRFCLDRAGLVGADGATHAGAFDLAYLCCLPNMTVMAAADEAELVHMVATCHAHDSGPIALRYPRGEGVGIELPEKGEPLAIGRGRVVRRPEGARVALLSLGTRLSEALKAADALEAEGVVATVADARFAKPLDAELIVDLAMSHEVLVTVEEGSVGGFGAMVLHLLAERGVLDTGRVRVRTLTLPDSYQDHDKPEKMYAEAGLDADGILKAVRAALPEKAAQREGSVVSLKR, from the coding sequence GTGGCACTAGCGGACACGACGATCCTTGAGGGTCTTGAGACGCCGGATCGTCTCCGGCTTCTGCCGGAGAGCGAGCTTCGGCGGGTGGCCGACGCGGTGCGCGCCGAGATGATCGACGCCGTGTCGATCACCGGTGGCCATCTCGGCTCGGGGCTGGGCGTGGTCGAGCTGACGGTGGCGCTCCACCACGTCTTTGACACCCCCGACGACCGCATCGTCTGGGACGTCGGCCACCAGTGCTACCCGCACAAGATCCTCACCGGCCGCCGCGACCGCATCCGCACGCTTCGCCAGGGTGGCGGCCTGTCCGGCTTCACCAAGCGTTCGGAGAGCGAGTACGACCCCTTCGGCGCGGCGCATTCCTCCACCTCGATCTCCGCCGCGCTCGGCATGGCCGTGGCGCGCGACCTCAACGAGGCGGACGCCAAGGCTGCGGGCGGCCCGGCTCTGAGGCGCCGCAACATGATCGCGGTGATCGGCGACGGCTCGATGTCGGCGGGCATGGCCTACGAGGCCATGAACAATGCCGGCGCGCTGCACTCGCGCCTGATCGTCATCCTCAACGACAACGACATGTCGATCGCGCCCCCCGTCGGCGCGATGTCGGCCTACCTCGCGCGGCTGGCCTCGGGCGGCACCTACCGCTCGCTCCGCGAGACCGCCAAGCAGCTCGGCAAGCTGCTGCCGAAGGCGCTCTACCAGCGCGCGGCGGCAGCGGAAGAGTATGCCCGCTCGCTGATCGTCGGCGGCGGCACGATGTTCGAGGAGATGGGCTTCCACTATGTCGGCCCCGTGGACGGGCACAACCTCGACCACCTGCTCCCCGTCCTGAAGAACGTGCGCGACTCGGACCAGGGCCCGATCCTGCTCCACGTCGTCACCCAGAAGGGCAAGGGCTACGCGCCCGCGGAGGCCAGCGCCGACCGCTACCACGGCGTGGTCAAGTTCGACGTGGTCTCGGGCGTGCAGGCCAAGGCCAAGGCCAACGCCCCGGCCTATACAAGGGTGTTCGGCGAGAGCCTGATCAAGGCGGCCGACGCCGACCCGAAGGTGGTGGCGATCACCGCCGCCATGCCCGGCGGCACCGGCATCGACCTGTTCGGCAAGGCGCATCCCGACCGGACCTTCGACGTCGGCATCGCCGAGCAGCACGCGGTGACGTTTGCCGGCGGTCTGGCGACGGAAGGCTACAAGCCGTTCGTGGCGATCTACTCGACCTTCCTGCAGCGGGCCTACGATCAGGTCGTGCACGATGTGGCGCTGCAGAACCTTCCGGTGCGGTTCTGCCTCGACCGGGCTGGTCTGGTGGGTGCCGACGGCGCGACGCATGCGGGCGCGTTCGATCTGGCCTATCTCTGCTGCCTGCCGAACATGACGGTGATGGCGGCCGCCGACGAGGCGGAACTGGTGCACATGGTGGCGACCTGCCACGCGCATGATTCGGGCCCGATCGCACTGCGCTACCCGCGCGGCGAGGGTGTCGGCATCGAGCTGCCGGAGAAGGGCGAGCCGCTGGCGATCGGCCGGGGCCGTGTGGTGCGGCGTCCGGAAGGGGCGCGGGTGGCGCTTCTCTCGCTCGGCACGCGCCTGTCGGAGGCCTTGAAGGCGGCCGACGCGCTGGAGGCCGAGGGTGTCGTGGCGACGGTGGCGGATGCGCGCTTTGCCAAACCGCTGGACGCGGAGCTGATCGTCGATCTGGCGATGAGCCACGAGGTTCTGGTGACGGTGGAGGAAGGCTCGGTCGGTGGCTTCGGGGCGATGGTGCTGCACCTGCTGGCCGAGCGCGGCGTGCTCGACACGGGCCGCGTCCGGGTCCGCACGCTGACGCTGCCGGACAGCTACCAGGACCACGACAAGCCGGAGAAGATGTACGCCGAGGCCGGTCTCGACGCCGACGGCATCCTCAAAGCCGTCCGCGCCGCACTGCCCGAGAAGGCGGCGCAGCGCGAGGGCAGCGTGGTGAGCCTGAAGCGGTAA
- a CDS encoding exodeoxyribonuclease VII small subunit, which produces MNDLKPEASAAAAPDDLPFERALEQLEEIVRRLERGDVPLDESVAIYERGEALKRHCETLLKRAEARIQKIAIGPDSRAAGTAPLDVE; this is translated from the coding sequence ATGAACGATCTTAAACCCGAGGCATCTGCCGCAGCGGCGCCGGACGATCTGCCGTTCGAGCGGGCGCTGGAGCAGCTCGAGGAGATCGTGCGTCGGCTGGAGCGCGGCGACGTGCCCCTCGACGAGTCGGTGGCGATCTACGAGCGCGGCGAGGCGCTCAAGCGTCACTGCGAGACCCTGCTGAAGCGGGCCGAGGCCCGCATCCAGAAGATCGCCATCGGGCCGGATAGCCGGGCCGCCGGCACCGCGCCGCTCGACGTCGAGTAG
- a CDS encoding tyrosine phosphatase family protein gives MPVIHVCPLSRLRETVAASGASHLVTLATLGSAVVRPAAIRPEHHLRVGFSDIVVPMEGHLPPGEAHVRSVLDFVAAWPRENPMVIHCYAGISRSTAAAFATACALRPDRDEADLAQDLRRLAPSATPNRLFVEIADRLLGREGRMIAAIAGIGRGAEAFEGTPFHLTLT, from the coding sequence ATGCCCGTCATCCACGTCTGCCCCCTCTCGCGCCTTCGGGAGACCGTCGCGGCCAGCGGCGCGAGCCATCTCGTGACCCTGGCCACGCTCGGCAGTGCGGTGGTGCGTCCGGCCGCGATCCGTCCGGAGCACCATCTGCGTGTGGGCTTCAGCGACATCGTCGTGCCGATGGAGGGCCATCTGCCGCCGGGTGAGGCGCATGTGCGCAGCGTCCTCGATTTCGTCGCCGCCTGGCCCCGCGAAAACCCGATGGTGATCCACTGCTATGCCGGGATCAGCCGCTCCACCGCGGCGGCCTTCGCTACGGCCTGCGCCCTGCGGCCGGATCGGGACGAGGCCGATCTCGCGCAAGACCTGCGGCGTCTCGCGCCGAGCGCCACGCCGAACCGCCTGTTCGTGGAGATCGCCGACCGCCTGCTCGGGCGCGAGGGGCGGATGATCGCGGCCATTGCCGGGATCGGGCGCGGCGCCGAGGCCTTCGAGGGCACGCCGTTCCACCTCACCTTGACGTGA
- a CDS encoding HD family hydrolase: MLSGRRLDLLDPSPLDVEITDIAHGLARVARWNGQTAGPHVFSVAQHSLLVEAIGGALDPRIGAPERLELLLHDAPEYVIGDIISPLKNAIGDAYRSVERRLLAAIRQRFGLAAPSPALSRLVKRADRIAAAIEATRLAGFSSAEADAIFGRPPVLPDACHAEIERLVAGWPTAEAEACYLDRFAALQRGA, encoded by the coding sequence ATGCTGTCGGGCCGGCGGCTCGACCTGCTCGACCCTTCGCCGCTCGATGTCGAGATCACTGACATCGCCCACGGTCTCGCCCGCGTCGCCCGCTGGAACGGGCAGACGGCGGGGCCGCACGTCTTCTCCGTGGCGCAGCACTCGCTGCTGGTGGAGGCGATCGGCGGCGCCCTCGATCCGCGGATCGGCGCCCCGGAGCGGCTCGAATTGCTGCTGCACGACGCGCCGGAATACGTCATCGGCGACATCATCTCGCCGCTGAAGAACGCCATCGGCGACGCCTATCGCAGCGTCGAGCGGCGCCTACTCGCGGCGATCCGCCAGCGCTTCGGGCTCGCCGCGCCCTCCCCGGCGCTCTCGCGTTTGGTCAAGCGCGCCGACCGCATCGCCGCGGCGATCGAGGCGACCCGGCTGGCCGGCTTCTCGAGCGCGGAGGCCGACGCGATCTTCGGGCGCCCCCCGGTTCTGCCGGACGCGTGTCACGCCGAAATCGAGCGGCTGGTCGCCGGATGGCCGACGGCGGAGGCGGAGGCGTGCTATCTCGACCGCTTCGCGGCACTTCAGCGCGGAGCGTGA
- a CDS encoding DNA-3-methyladenine glycosylase I, translated as MSADASGLILHPDGCPRCWWPGTDPLYVAYHDTEWGVPEFDSRALYEKLILDGFQAGLSWITILRRREGFRRAFEGFEPERVARFTDADVERLMGDTGIIRNRAKIRGAINGARAWLAIEEGGPGFSPFLWDFCDGRPIQTNAATRAAIATETDVSRSMGKALKVKGFTFCGPTIVHAFMQAVGMVNDHLTGCHRHAPCAALGEGRHP; from the coding sequence ATGAGCGCGGATGCCTCCGGCCTCATCCTTCATCCCGACGGTTGCCCGCGCTGCTGGTGGCCGGGGACCGATCCGCTCTACGTCGCCTATCACGACACCGAGTGGGGTGTGCCCGAGTTCGATTCCCGCGCCCTCTACGAGAAGCTGATTCTCGACGGGTTTCAGGCGGGCCTGTCGTGGATCACCATTCTGCGCCGCCGCGAGGGCTTTCGCCGGGCCTTCGAAGGGTTCGAGCCGGAGCGGGTTGCCCGCTTCACGGACGCCGATGTCGAGCGGCTGATGGGCGACACCGGCATCATCCGCAACCGCGCCAAGATCCGCGGCGCGATCAACGGTGCGCGGGCGTGGCTCGCCATCGAGGAGGGAGGTCCCGGCTTCTCGCCCTTCCTCTGGGATTTCTGCGACGGCCGGCCGATCCAGACCAACGCGGCCACCCGCGCCGCGATCGCCACCGAAACCGATGTGTCACGAAGCATGGGCAAGGCGTTGAAAGTGAAGGGTTTCACCTTCTGCGGCCCCACCATCGTCCACGCCTTCATGCAGGCGGTCGGCATGGTCAACGACCATCTCACCGGCTGCCACCGCCACGCGCCCTGCGCCGCCTTGGGCGAGGGCCGCCATCCGTGA
- the ygfZ gene encoding CAF17-like 4Fe-4S cluster assembly/insertion protein YgfZ: MPIALLPDRAVVAVSGPDALPFLQGILTCNVETLPEGEARLGALLTPQGKIQFDFLVSRTRDGFRLDATAERVADLVKRLGLYRLRAKVSVAAEPTLGVAAAWGGSETAAETVRVRDGRLPALGERLYFAEGAFSADATEADYHTHRIGLGVPEGGRDFAFSDAFPHEALMDQLGGVDFKKGCYVGQEVVSRMQHRGTARTRILPIVYRDGPAPEPGTEVTAGARSLGVTGSAAGERGLATIRLDRLGDALAVGEPVRAGGTIAALGKPDFASFAFPTDTAVAG; the protein is encoded by the coding sequence CAACGTCGAGACGCTGCCCGAGGGCGAAGCGCGGCTCGGCGCGCTGCTGACGCCCCAGGGCAAGATCCAGTTCGATTTTTTGGTGTCCCGCACACGCGATGGCTTCCGGCTCGATGCGACGGCCGAGCGCGTCGCCGACCTCGTCAAGCGCCTCGGGCTCTACCGCCTGCGCGCCAAGGTGAGCGTGGCCGCCGAGCCCACGCTCGGCGTGGCCGCCGCCTGGGGTGGGTCCGAGACCGCGGCCGAAACGGTGCGGGTGCGCGACGGACGCCTGCCCGCGCTGGGCGAGCGACTGTATTTCGCAGAGGGCGCTTTCTCGGCGGATGCGACGGAGGCTGATTACCACACCCACCGCATCGGCCTCGGCGTGCCGGAGGGCGGGCGCGACTTCGCCTTCAGCGATGCCTTCCCGCACGAGGCGCTGATGGACCAGCTCGGCGGCGTGGACTTCAAGAAGGGCTGCTATGTCGGGCAGGAGGTAGTCTCGCGGATGCAGCACCGCGGCACCGCCCGCACCCGCATCCTGCCCATCGTCTACCGCGACGGCCCAGCGCCGGAGCCCGGCACGGAGGTGACGGCCGGCGCGCGCAGCCTCGGCGTCACGGGCAGCGCGGCGGGCGAGCGGGGGCTCGCCACGATCCGCCTCGACCGCCTCGGCGACGCGCTCGCCGTCGGCGAGCCGGTGCGGGCGGGCGGCACGATCGCGGCCCTGGGCAAGCCCGATTTCGCCAGCTTCGCCTTCCCCACCGACACGGCCGTGGCCGGATGA